A region of the Apium graveolens cultivar Ventura chromosome 6, ASM990537v1, whole genome shotgun sequence genome:
tcatctcttgttaatatgctctatatgctagtttctgataggtactttaattttagcaactgtgttatgctagaattaggatccagattaggtaacaaagctaatagaccacataacatctactatgctagattctttatgttattggctaatcatgttgctgaaggtttggttatatcaaatgagaataataaactcaaatgctgggcacaagagaaaagggtccttgcagaccttttgagaatgaacctcaacagccaggtgccattggtatacttgccaatcatgaatgcaccacaggtaagtgaggtaaacacttctataactcctactatttccaaccccattgtttctttgccctctagtgtggccatggaatctgtgtctttgtccaaacaggttcctgccaaagccaccaaaaccaaagtttcaaaactcaagtcaaagaaacctagctctgttgtttctcaaaagacaatagttgtaacaactaccataaaccctgaagggagtgaacagggtgtgagtggtgaggggaggggtgaacatcaagaaacccctcaggataaggtgggagaggtgagtggtacccaagccagccaagccacagtctctcaaaagactgtggtggtccaaaaggagtccaacacatccctagttgcatcctcccaaaaggatgtaactattgaaaatagtccccaaccagggacacagaacaaaagagggagagacactgaagccacacattcactaattaaagccttttcaaggaagaagaaggccaataccctagtttccacacaagggacacacacagcacatatacatccacctgtatctgagccCCACTCAATtcctggatgtggatatgatattcacatcaattcctgattctctctcattaaaactcagggaggagccccactcaaaacctgatgatcatcatcttttagatgatttgttggatcatcagccaattctttcagatgtagttgaagaatctgtgttacctcacttaaaatcaattcccacagattcaacaattatgtcactttctatagctacatcttttccttcttcaacggatatctctcatccgttgacaagtggttgttcttcaacggataagcttaacagcagttatccgttgataccatcagtttccacttcaacggatactccctatccgttgattgtctctacacacataacagaaacaattccaactgtagaggacatgactactgtacaatcacttttaggtttgagggaagggagtgatcttttgagtgagaagctgggttgctcccaggcaaaaggagaggttgagagtcaccatatgcatgctatttcttccagcatggcaaaagtgagtgaggggagtgccaccttagaaggtgagggtgagggtgtgaggatgtgtgtgagccagggggagcccctgatgcaagaaaatagagaaaaagagaaaaaggcaggtacagaagctataagggtggatccagccattgctagtgagtcaatgaaagtggatgatacagaaaaggaaagacaatttcagcaacatttcaaagctgcaattgataacatttccttggatgctgacacttttactcatcatgtttcagcctatcaattattggctgctcagggcaatgtggaggcagaacatacattacacattgtacacacttccgaatctcttctcagagacaaagttgctgttaacaggctgccttctcaagctggtgagccatctgaagaatttggagtgaattctaatgatgatgactctaattctttggatgagagcatggacttagggggagtagcaggcccaagttctgttcctgatcttcctgaatgggcatgggcaaaagcctcaacaccaagagagtttagtgtcactttgattagacaagtcatgacaattcagcaggcccttcaggagactacagatgctggtaccaaggcaattcttcaagctcatctggaatctctgcatctcttgcagttgcagcatttttaacaaaatctaagtgtggatgagctcaaacatgacattgctgatctgaaatcctacaatgctgagaagttggattcagtcataccttatggtactatgcaagatttgttggggagactgaggaaagaatctgcTGTTAacaagagactggccagattggaaaacagggttcaaatcattgaagattctatggtcaccattcttcagaatcaacaaactcaaacaaatctactcatgcagctggccaatgcacaaggcttgattcctacccttgatgataacaaaaagggggagaataaagggaaaggggaaggagagccatcaacaatagttcaaatttctcaagtgctagttcctgtcatcaccacttcttcaattattcaaatcaaaggaaagcttgatggaattgatctaatccagatagcagcagctgaattgcaagtcaaagagcaaaggaagaagattgatgaaaagatgcaacaaatatttggttctacaacttctcaatcacaatctgtgaagcacagcacaaaagtggaatcaattattatggaactcaagccagtagggaggaataaggttggagagacttctttcatggatttgaaacctatggtactcaagcccaacaacatatccaataaggactctacaaagaatcctctgaaagaagtggattttcctcttccaaaggctgatgaggacaagcttttgggtagaagtatctcatatctcaaagagaccatggatgtggctgtaaggagaaacatggctattatcttcagagagggaaagagcatatgtgtgatgcaaggacatcccaaattctcaatagccaagagggaagaaaccagaaggttgaaggaagaagccaaacagctaaaggctgacaaaagagcacaagcaaagcttgacaaacagctaaagtcaagtcaggctgaagaacagaaagaaattgaagacaaaagtgaagatgaagctatgggggacatggttggtactgagatggaggaaagaagtaagggaagagaagaatggcagaaagggaacagaaagaaggtcaatgcaaagagaaaaatggtagataagactgaagaaacccaattaatatccaaaccactaccctctattcctgaacccatcGTGCCagaccccttcatgaacattcatggtgaaacaatcattcccaaggaggaaccaattgattgggataccatcaattgcccaccttcctaacatcttctccaccatcaaagaagcagaaaagaagaatcaaatcaacaccctctagagcctcaatcaaattcacacagaagcctaagcctaaacctcaagcctctaaagatgattatgttcacatctgtgacataaaagaatttttagacattgaactctatctggatgagctggaggaagtaaggggaatagctgcctacagacaactaccagaaagactagtgttcaaatacaaaggagatggggaaagaacctggcctctttacagaattctgaatgaaggctactctaccttaattagagtctactcagccatacaaagggattctggctttaccaggactgccaagactgagattctcaacaagattgccaacataaggaaaacttggagggagcccaatgctttgcctagaaatttactcattcaagaaagaggaattacaattcacaaatcacctcattggttgatggagttcagagacaacaaaggagtcagaagatttttcagaattgaagatcagctcaagattgccagtagtgaaactctcaaggatatgcaatctaagttggacatcaatgaagaagatgaagctgaattctacagacaacttcaacttcaaatagaggagaatgacaggaggctaggaaagaaaacaagggatcaaaggaaaaggaagtaatctgctcaggctaaaggagcacccttggaaataatgtaactcttcaattccatctcagcatacacatttttgtagcacttttgaatttctgctttattacagttaatatatttgtcaagtgttttgttatcatcaagccaaacccaaatttatgcctacagttctagtagacataaatagcgggagattgttaggaatatgtgtatcagtttgatgataagttaaacaaaacacttaagtagaaatctagtgattgtagcctcaacggataagaccatcttggctatctgttggaggagtagctttacttagcaataagtttagtattgtagcacatttcattctctggtttcaagttgtaattcttagatgttgtaggaaattatcagtcatgttgactactaatggatatacaaataggagggctaattgtaaatattgcatgccttgtaattttgtataagtgaagaagtatcaacggatattgaagaccttcaacggataagaaacaaagcttcaacggatgtctctaatgcttcaacggataatatccatcaacggataagtgcttcaacggataaagactttaactgataatgcatcaacggataaagcttcaacggataaagcttcaatggataagacatcaacggatgaaagcttgaacggatgcttggttcattagcagttgatagtgacaattcacaagctgacagagacacatgggttgacagagacaaactggaatgtggaagcctctagagGAATCAAAaaaatgcagcattcccattctgatgcaaacaaggaagtattcaaagattcacagattatcctagatttcattggatagagaaatgaagaagaaacatgtaaagaatcctttcaattatattttacagttttgtcttcacttgtaaacttggtgttatataaaccaagtagcagctagtaattagataagaattttcctgagctgtttagaaatatcaagagagaaaatcatcttgtttgtactaggaagcagctgtgatttaattctttgaatcacagattttctgaaataacacatctctggtggaacaaatccaccagaaaagtttttaagttctttgtgttctttacatttgtgtttgaacatatatctgtctgtatcagcttcaagcaattcacacacatttgttcacttaaacacttagccttagaaactgctcaaaacttgaaaaagttttgagatttacattcaacccccccttctgtaaatctcattattagtccactgggaataacatctCTCTTCAATTCTAAAAGCATCTAACTAACTCTTAGGGTTCATTTGGACCGGGGGTTGGGGAGGGATAGGTTTTTTTACAACCCTTGTTTGGGAAAAAAATTTAGATGGAGAGTTGGGTTTTTAGGGGTTAATAGAGGGGTTCATGAGGGTTCTCACACTATTCAAATTGGTCAAGGTTTCGACACCCCAAATTGGGGTGTTGGGGTCTTGTGAGTGAGTGCCCTGgtactcttgctttcttttattTCCCAACTGCTATATCCCTCtttttttgtttcattttttttaattttttatacaAATTGAAGTCTCAAACTCAAATTATATTACATAATTATTTATTCATCACACTTACATAAATAATTTAATTACAGTTacatttataataaaatatattttaaaattaataaaattttaatttagaATTTATTTTTACTTGAAAAAATATTTTGTTACAAATCTTACTTGCTCAACCTTCATCCAAACTTGATAGGCTTGAACCATTTCTTTTCAACCCATACATCCAAACATGGTAGGGTTTCAACCTGACACATCCCTTACCAACCCAACCTTTTCCATACTAACTCAATCTAACCATTCCCTCCCCAACCCCCAATCCAAACATACCCTTAACTTacattttatattaaaataatatctCCACTTTTTTCTCTCTCCCTCTTCTTTTATCCTTTTATAACTTCAATAtacttttaattataaaatctaaACTCTTTATTAACAagagaaatcatctataatttggtgctaaaagtaCCAAAGTATCAAATTTTGGTACTTACGTGACAAAAGTTGATTTCTATTCTCTATAAACTTTATTTTTAACACAAATCGACTTCCattctttgtaaattttattttctttgcAAACTACTAAGTAAGTtactaacacgaattgacttatattctctgtaaattttatttatttataaaattatattaaaaatttattaagttacgttaaattaagtaaaataacatatatttacttttattttgaaaaagtATTAACCGcaaagtaaactattaacacgaattgacttctaTTCTTAGTAAACTTTATTTTCTATTAGTTAGTGTCAATTCTAGTGTCAGTTTACTTTTAAATTAGATAATATTATTCTAAATataattaagtaatagcaaatgactatagtaacatttattaacttttaaactgaaaattattgatttaacgatcGTATTTGTTACTTTCCATCACAACGTTTAGTTACTTAAAAttaaaaaacatattttaacaataacaaatttatgggttgtatttagattatattaagtaatattaaattaagtttaattacatctatttacttttaatttgtaaattaatttttatcgataattaggtaataataaataaaatatattgaaaaggctaattataagataattatcaaataatattaattaatattaaattatctaaagaacaaATATTTGGTTCGTAATATAGAGATATAATTCgttttacaaaaataaaactaatatgttagatttctatatcaagtaaaacaatgTAAAATTAGAATTATAGTGGAAAATTTCATAACCGATTTGATTCCTTTTAACCACATAACTATTTTTTGcaagtaccaatttaatatttgatattaatatattaattttaaatcgTGTTTCACACATattatgaataattctctacaaatattaattcaatATTTTTAGTCTCGTGGCCGTGTTTCAGGTTATCAACtatcaactatctatactaaAAAGGAAACCATGTTTAGGTCCCTAATCTGGGTACTTACTAGAAAATTATACAtctattttttaaattttatgtaataaaatctcaGCTGACAAAACTTCTACTCTTTAAATTTTACTTccattcaatttttatttgttgctGAACATTCAAGCGTcggtttactttaaaataatcgtattagtaagttaacatgtTAGATTTATGTAAGTAAATAATTAGGTGCATGCATAACTAGAACTATACGGGGAAATTTTAGAATTACACTtaatttcgatttttttaattacatattttaacagcattttatatattatatttagatctgTATTTTGCACGGATTATGAATTTGagttttatgcaaataataatgtgatactattatttttaattttaccAACTAGTAATATATAAAGAGTGAGTTTAAAAATTATTGTTGGAAATGAACCTACATTATCTTATTAGAAgctaattttttatattatatttaaagaGTGAGCTAAGAGTCTTCGAGGTAACTAGTTAGTTTTTACAATCAACAATTCAACATAAACAATCTTTGTTGTTTATTTACAATATTTTATGTAATTCAATTGACTTGTACTGGTAGTTTTCAGCAGAAAGTTTGTTTCAAATGGTAGGAAATGTTGCATAGATGGCAATACCACAAGTGCCTTGAGGATTAGCAACATCTCTTAATAAGTAACCAAATCCATTGTCTCCCCAGTTAGTGCCCCATGAGTTCTTCACAATCCAGTACTTGGTTCCATCACTAGTACTTCCATAGCCAACAATTGTCACTGCGTGATCCAAATTTACGCTACACTCAGCATTTAAAATACCGCTGGAATAAAATCTGAATCGATAATCGCCTCCACAAATTCCGGTTGAAATTGGTTGATTTGCCACTGCCTTCAGCAGATCAGCTTCGCTATTTTCAGGTACACGTTGAAATCCATTTATTTTAGCGGCTGGATGATTGGTGAAGTTATATTGGCACAAACCTTGTGTCCCCGTGTAAGGATAATATGATTCTGTGGTGATACCATTGTTTTGTTGTATGTAACCATAAGCATACTCCATGTAACCCCCGTTGCACCCACGGTCTTGTTTGTCACAGTCTACAATCTGTTGCTCAGAGAATGATATTAGCTTTCCTTGCCTAATTTGAGTAATGCCTTCAATAGCTGCAACAGCTGAAAACGCATAACAACAGCCTATAAACATGAAAGATAGGTGTTAGATTACATGAGTATACCGACAAATTAGAACATATATAACAATCATTTAGACATAAAATTGTTGTGTGTGTAAGAAAATAAATTGTGACAAAGAAACACTTACTGCATCCTCCTTGATTTTTCACAGGTGTGACTGCGCCTTTCTGTCGCCAGTCAATGGCTGGTGGAACATCTTTTACATTCGCATACTTAAACGTGTTCTTAGTTGTAGACATGGCAAATGAGGATGCTTTCATGCTACTATTGAAACCAACATGTAAATTTAGAAACTCGTCATCTGTTATATCAGCAAAACTATTAACAGCTAATTTGAATCCTTTATCTTCACCTCTATTGAAAGCCTCTATTAGTAGCACATTTTTCTTGAAAATCCTGAACCTCGTATTCTTCTCAGCTGCATCTTTGTAAACACGGCCATGTTGAGATATCCACTTCTCATGCATATTTCTTATGTATCCTTTTGGA
Encoded here:
- the LOC141664989 gene encoding senescence-specific cysteine protease SAG12-like, encoding MHEKWISQHGRVYKDAAEKNTRFRIFKKNVLLIEAFNRGEDKGFKLAVNSFADITDDEFLNLHVGFNSSMKASSFAMSTTKNTFKYANVKDVPPAIDWRQKGAVTPVKNQGGCSCCYAFSAVAAIEGITQIRQGKLISFSEQQIVDCDKQDRGCNGGYMEYAYGYIQQNNGITTESYYPYTGTQGLCQYNFTNHPAAKINGFQRVPENSEADLLKAVANQPISTGICGGDYRFRFYSSGILNAECSVNLDHAVTIVGYGSTSDGTKYWIVKNSWGTNWGDNGFGYLLRDVANPQGTCGIAIYATFPTI